The Lycium ferocissimum isolate CSIRO_LF1 chromosome 1, AGI_CSIRO_Lferr_CH_V1, whole genome shotgun sequence genome includes a region encoding these proteins:
- the LOC132029636 gene encoding uncharacterized protein LOC132029636 — MFVFFVFFLFTNRCIYVYNSYRAAGHDAVVRAGMKMLATLVTHSLQMTDFYEKKADIDFATHPCYENRERTDNFDIVNVDNLPQQAPDSMDCGVYVAAFAEYLSSSEVIPTEFDAKLLRMRYGALLCDYAWDKSNNNASSDNEQPPRPIRPAVDYDAVDKEDLD; from the exons atgtttgtctttttcgtattttttctttttacaaacaGGTGCATCTACGTATACAACTCATACCGAGCTGCAGGGCATGATGCTGTCGTTAGAGCCGGAATGAAAATGTTGGCTACTCTTGTCACACACAGTCTACAAATGACTGATTTCTATGAGAAGAAGGCGGATATAGATTTTGCCACACATCCTTGTTACGAAAATAGAGAACGTACCGACAACTTTGACATTGTGAATGTAGACAATCTCCCGCAACAAGCTCCCGATAGCAT ggattgtggtgtgtatgtggcaGCCTTTGCTGAATACTTGAGCTCAAGTGAAGTCATCCCAACCGAATTCGATGCAAAGTTACTCCGTATGAGATACGGTGCCCTTTTATGCGACTATGCATGGGATAAGTCAAACAACAATGCATCAAGTGATAACGAGCAACCTCCAAGACCAATTAGACCGGCCGTTGATTACGATGCAGTTGATAAAGAGGATCTTGATTAG
- the LOC132063663 gene encoding uncharacterized protein LOC132063663: MENANAEFTASEEMIADLLVNCPLAYIIPLGPPPVPRDDQADLSSLRTPQNPDDNPITISQWMIPDSQIPIQLGVQPTTGQSSTNETEQQVGVQPIVGHSSSDETGQQVPVQPNAGQSSSGETAQLSDSEKQIIVHPGAARERKPSKYNLSPYCHNFKFQRVLLPKISVLAFIKKNTHLLSTLSMPR, encoded by the coding sequence ATGGAGAATGCTAATGCTGAATTTACCGCATCAGAGGAAATGATAGCGGACTTGCTAGTCAACTGTCCTTTAGCATATATTATTCCTCTCGGTCCTCCTCCAGTACCACGCGATGATCAAGCCGATTTGTCAAGTTTAAGGACCCCTCAGAATCCGGACGATAACCCGATAACGATCTCTCAGTGGATGATTCCTGATTCTCAGATACCAATCCAACTTGGAGTACAACCAACAACTGGACAAAGTTCAACTAATGAAACTGAACAGCAAGTTGGAGTACAACCGATCGTTGGACACAGTTCAAGTGATGAAACTGGACAACAAGTTCCTGTACAACCAAATGCGGGTCAAAGCTCAAGTGGTGAGACTGCACAGCTTTCAGACTCTGAAAAACAAATCATTGTCCACCCAGGGGCTGCCCGAGAAAGGAAACCAAGCAAATACAATCTGTCCCCTTATTGtcacaatttcaaatttcaGCGGGTTCTTCTGCCTAAAATATCAGTCCTtgcatttataaaaaaaaacacccATTTGTTGAGCACCCTATCAATGCCCCGTTAG